From Panicum hallii strain FIL2 chromosome 2, PHallii_v3.1, whole genome shotgun sequence, a single genomic window includes:
- the LOC112882544 gene encoding glycerol-3-phosphate acyltransferase 9 has translation MASSSVAADMELDRPNLEDYLPPDSLPQEAPRNLHLRDLLDISPVLTEAAGAIVDDSFTRCFKSNSPEPWNWNIYLFPLWCLGVVIRYGILFPLRSLTLAIGWLAFFAAFFPVHFLLKGQDKLRSKIERKLVEMMCSVFVASWTGVIKYHGPRPSTRPHQVFVANHTSMIDFIILEQMTAFAVIMQKHPGWVGFIQKTILESVGCIWFNRNDLRDREVTARKLRDHVQQPENNPLLIFPEGTCVNNQYTVMFKKGAFELGCAVCPIAIKYNKIFVDAFWNSKKQSFTMHLVRLMTSWAVVCDVWYLPPQYLREGETSIAFAERVRDMIAARAGLKKVPWDGYLKHNRPSPKHTEEKQRIFADSVLMRLEEK, from the exons atGGCGAGCTCGTCAGTGGCGGCGGACATGGAGCTGGACCGCCCCAACCTGGAGGACTACCTCCCGCCCGACTCGCTCCCGCAGGAGGCGCCCCGGAATCTCCATCT GCGCGATCTGCTGGACATCTCGCcggtgctcaccgaggcggcGGGCGCCATCGTCGAT GACTCGTTCACACGTTGCTTTAAGTCGAATTCTCCAGAACCATGGAATTGGAACATATATTTGTTCCCCTTATGGTGCTTGGGTGTAGTGATAAGATATGGAATACTCTTTCCACTGAG GTCCTTAACACTTGCAATAGGATGGTTAGCATTTTTTGCTGCCTTTTTTCCCGTCCATTTCCTATTGAAAGGGCAAGACAAGTTGAGAAGTAAAATTGAG AGGAAGCTGGTTGAAATGATGTGCAGTGTTTTTGTTGCTTCATGGACTGGAGTGATCAAGTATCACGGACCACGCCCAAGCACGCGACCTCATCAG GTATTTGTTGCAAACCATACATCAATGATTGATTTCATTATTTTGGAGCAAATGACAGCATTTGCTGTCATCATGCAGAAGCATCCTGGATGGGTTG GATTTATTCAGAAGACTATCTTGGAAAGTGTGGGTTGCATCTGGTTTAATCGTAATGATCTCAGGGATCGTGAAGTTACGGCACGGAA GTTACGGGATCATGTTCAACAACCAGAAAACAACCCTCTCTTGATTTTTCCGGAAGGAACTTGTGTTAACAACCAGTACACAGTCATGTTCAAGAAG GGTGCCTTTGAGCTTGGCTGCGCTGTCTGTCCAATAGCTATCAAGTACAATAAAATATTTGTTGATGCCTTTTGGAACAGTAAGAA GCAATCTTTTACAATGCATTTGGTCCGGTTGATGACGTCATGGGCTGTTGTGTGTGATGTTTGGTACTTACCTCCTCAATATCTGAGGGAGGGAGAGACGTCAATTGCATTTGCTGAGAG AGTAAGAGACATGATAGCTGCTAGAGCTGGTCTTAAGAAGGTTCCGTGGGATGGCTATCTGAAACACAACCGTCCTAGTCCCAAACACACTGAAGAGAA ACAACGCATATTTGCCGACTCTGTCTTGATGAGACTAGAGGAGAAATGA
- the LOC112882493 gene encoding pre-rRNA-processing protein ESF1 isoform X1, whose translation MAPPASTDEPARHKKTKKSKLDKEEKKHKKRIQERPATEDAHAPDAAERKKRKHKEEGREEKRGGKKSKKEGKHEGKAMEAEAADAGRDERMRRAMEDERFAAARTDPRFRPMRRKEAKVALDSRFSSMMTDPRFASSAAPVDKRGRRRRKRENPLLHYYLNQEEEDEEEEGKEKGRKEKAKLVEEEEEEEAEDQEEEESSSSDDDEDEDMDDDDEQYSVGSDIAHYLMGRHDDTPMIDKETHRLAVVNMDWDHIKAVDLYMVMTSCLPKGGRVLSVSIYPSEFGLKCMEIESTQGPAALVNAKVDDKNSDDDEDVKDDYKHNTDDDGGEDNTDDDDDEDSTDDDDDEKEVDSDKENNKLRAYELNRLKYYYAVVVCDSSATANHLYMTLDGTEFLKTANVFDLQFIPDSREFKHPARDVATEAPPSYKEPDFETRALQHSRVKLTWDDDEPERKKVLRRKFTDDQLDDLNMYLASDDSASDEDGVDNSDDESLPNGGSKRKLTKEERLAILLQGDKSDEEQTDGQDMEITFNTELEDLSKRIVERKSNEEKTVWEKHQEKMKEKRKARKRGLKDDDDNDDHSSEDEPDEDDDFFANEQSDEEPKPSKSKKHKSKAKDKGKRKGKDDHTEEHLEREATKEELELLVAGDQDTASGAKGYNLKRKKGKKGKKGKEESVEDKLPDIDLSKDDRFSAMFTSHLFALDPTDPQYKRSAAFMRKQTGKPGAHASKAEGSSLGGTLPPDDAAAKNNEDQKPDGTSTEKLQILSAVKSLKRNLGAFKSASTGHR comes from the exons ATGGCGCCGCCGGCAAGCACCGACGAGCCCGCGCGTCACAAGAAGACCAAGAAATCCAAGCTCGATAAGGAAGAGAAGAAGCATAAGAAGAGGATCCAGGAGCGTCCCGCCACGGAGGACGCCCATGCCCCCGACGCCGCCGAGCGCAAGAAGCGGAAGCACAAGGAGGAGGGGCGCGAGGAGAAGCGGGGCGGCAAGAAGTCCAAGAAGGAGGGGAAGCACGAAGGCAAGGCTATGGAAGCGGAGGCCGCCGATGCGGGGAGGGACGAGAGGATGAGGCGGGCGATGGAGGACGAGCGGttcgcggcggcgcggacggacCCGCGGTTCCGGCCGATGCGGAGGAAGGAGGCCAAGGTGGCGCTGGACTCGAGGTTCAGCAGCATGATGACGGACCCGAGGTTCGCCTCGTCGGCCGCGCCCGTGGACAAGCGCGGGAGGCGCCGCAGGAAGCGCGAGAACCCCTTGCTGCATTACTATCTCAACcaagaggaggaggacgaggaggaggaggggaaagagaaggggaggaaggagaaagcGAAGCTTGttgaagaagaggaggaagaggaagcggaggatcaggaggaagaggagagctCTAGTAGCGATGATGACGAGGATGAAGACATGGATGACGACGACGAG CAGTACTCTGTTGGCAGTGACATTGCTCATTACTTAATGGGAAGGCATGATGATACACCTATGATTGACAAGGAAACTCACAGGCTTGCTGTTGTTAATATGGATTGGGATCATATCAAG GCAGTTGACCTGTATATGGTGATGACTTCTTGCCTTCCAAAAGGCGGGCGAGTTTTATCCGTGTCAATCTATCCATCAGAATTTGGACTGAAGTGCATGGAAATTGAGTCAACACAGGGCCCAGCTGCTCTTGTCAATGCCAAAGTTGATGATAAAAAtagtgatgatgatgaagatgtCAAGGATGATTACAAACACAACACTGATGATGACGGTGGTGAAGACAAcactgatgatgacgatgatgaagaTAGcactgatgatgacgatgatgaaaAGGAAGTTGACTCTGACAAAGAGAACAACAAGCTACGTGCTTATGAGCTTAACAGACTGAA GTATTACTATGCAGTTGTTGTGTGTGATTCTAGTGCAACAGCAAATCACCTGTACATGACTCTTGATGGTACTGAGTTCTTGAAAACAGCAAATGTGTTTGATTTGCAGTTTATTCCTGACTCTAGGGAGTTCAAACATCCTGCTAGGGACGTCGCTACAGAG GCACCTCCGAGTTACAAGGAACCTGATTTCGAGACTCGTGCTTTGCAACATAGCAGAGTTAAGCTCACCTGGGATGATGATGAACCGGAACGTAAGAAAGTCTTGAGGCGAAAGTTCACTGATGATCAG CTAGATGACCTTAACATGTATTTAGCAAGTGACGACAGTGCATCAGATGAGGACGGTGTAGACAATTCTGATGATGAGTCTCTACCAAATGGGGGATCCAAACGGAAGCTAACAAAAGAGGAGAGGTTGGCTATTCTACTGCAAGGAGACAAATCTGATGAGGAGCAAACTGATGGCCAGGATATGGAGATTACATTCAACACGGAGCTTGAGGATCTCAGTAAACGTATCGTAGAGAGAAAGAGCAATGAGGAAAAGACCGTCTGGGAGAAGCACCAAGAGAAAAtgaaagagaaaaggaaagcTAGGAAGAGGGGACTAAAGGATGATGATGACAATGATGACCACAGCAGCGAAGATGAGCCTGATGAGGATGATGATTTCTTCGCAAATGAACAGTCTGATGAAGAACCTAAACCAAGCAAAAGCAAGAAACACAAGTCAAAGGCAAAAGATAAAGGaaagaggaaaggaaaggatGATCACACAGAGGAGCATTTGGAGCGAGAAGCAACCAAAGAAGAGTTGGAGCTCTTGGTTGCTGGTGATCAGGATACTGCCAGTGGTGCCAAGGGTTATAACCTGAAGCGTAAAAAGGGTAAAAAGGGCAAGAAGGGCAAAGAGGAATCTGTTGAGGACAAACTTCCTGATATTGATCTTAGCAAAGATGATAGGTTCTCAGCAATGTTCACGTCTCATTTGTTCGCACTGGATCCTACTGATCCCCAGTACAAGAG GAGTGCGGCCTTCATGCGGAAGCAAACTGGGAAGCCAGGGGCGCATGCAAGCAAAGCAGAGGGATCATCTCTGGGAGGCACATTGCCACCTGATGATGCAGCTGCTAAGAATAACGAGGATCAGAAACCTGATGGGACATCCACAGAGAAGCTGCAAATTTTGTCTGCTGTAAAGTCTCTCAAAAGGAACCTTGGTGCTTTCAAAAGCGCAAGTACAGGTCACCGATAG
- the LOC112882493 gene encoding pre-rRNA-processing protein ESF1 isoform X2, which translates to MAPPASTDEPARHKKTKKSKLDKEEKKHKKRIQERPATEDAHAPDAAERKKRKHKEEGREEKRGGKKSKKEGKHEGKAMEAEAADAGRDERMRRAMEDERFAAARTDPRFRPMRRKEAKVALDSRFSSMMTDPRFASSAAPVDKRGRRRRKRENPLLHYYLNQEEEDEEEEGKEKGRKEKAKLVEEEEEEEAEDQEEEESSSSDDDEDEDMDDDDEYSVGSDIAHYLMGRHDDTPMIDKETHRLAVVNMDWDHIKAVDLYMVMTSCLPKGGRVLSVSIYPSEFGLKCMEIESTQGPAALVNAKVDDKNSDDDEDVKDDYKHNTDDDGGEDNTDDDDDEDSTDDDDDEKEVDSDKENNKLRAYELNRLKYYYAVVVCDSSATANHLYMTLDGTEFLKTANVFDLQFIPDSREFKHPARDVATEAPPSYKEPDFETRALQHSRVKLTWDDDEPERKKVLRRKFTDDQLDDLNMYLASDDSASDEDGVDNSDDESLPNGGSKRKLTKEERLAILLQGDKSDEEQTDGQDMEITFNTELEDLSKRIVERKSNEEKTVWEKHQEKMKEKRKARKRGLKDDDDNDDHSSEDEPDEDDDFFANEQSDEEPKPSKSKKHKSKAKDKGKRKGKDDHTEEHLEREATKEELELLVAGDQDTASGAKGYNLKRKKGKKGKKGKEESVEDKLPDIDLSKDDRFSAMFTSHLFALDPTDPQYKRSAAFMRKQTGKPGAHASKAEGSSLGGTLPPDDAAAKNNEDQKPDGTSTEKLQILSAVKSLKRNLGAFKSASTGHR; encoded by the exons ATGGCGCCGCCGGCAAGCACCGACGAGCCCGCGCGTCACAAGAAGACCAAGAAATCCAAGCTCGATAAGGAAGAGAAGAAGCATAAGAAGAGGATCCAGGAGCGTCCCGCCACGGAGGACGCCCATGCCCCCGACGCCGCCGAGCGCAAGAAGCGGAAGCACAAGGAGGAGGGGCGCGAGGAGAAGCGGGGCGGCAAGAAGTCCAAGAAGGAGGGGAAGCACGAAGGCAAGGCTATGGAAGCGGAGGCCGCCGATGCGGGGAGGGACGAGAGGATGAGGCGGGCGATGGAGGACGAGCGGttcgcggcggcgcggacggacCCGCGGTTCCGGCCGATGCGGAGGAAGGAGGCCAAGGTGGCGCTGGACTCGAGGTTCAGCAGCATGATGACGGACCCGAGGTTCGCCTCGTCGGCCGCGCCCGTGGACAAGCGCGGGAGGCGCCGCAGGAAGCGCGAGAACCCCTTGCTGCATTACTATCTCAACcaagaggaggaggacgaggaggaggaggggaaagagaaggggaggaaggagaaagcGAAGCTTGttgaagaagaggaggaagaggaagcggaggatcaggaggaagaggagagctCTAGTAGCGATGATGACGAGGATGAAGACATGGATGACGACGACGAG TACTCTGTTGGCAGTGACATTGCTCATTACTTAATGGGAAGGCATGATGATACACCTATGATTGACAAGGAAACTCACAGGCTTGCTGTTGTTAATATGGATTGGGATCATATCAAG GCAGTTGACCTGTATATGGTGATGACTTCTTGCCTTCCAAAAGGCGGGCGAGTTTTATCCGTGTCAATCTATCCATCAGAATTTGGACTGAAGTGCATGGAAATTGAGTCAACACAGGGCCCAGCTGCTCTTGTCAATGCCAAAGTTGATGATAAAAAtagtgatgatgatgaagatgtCAAGGATGATTACAAACACAACACTGATGATGACGGTGGTGAAGACAAcactgatgatgacgatgatgaagaTAGcactgatgatgacgatgatgaaaAGGAAGTTGACTCTGACAAAGAGAACAACAAGCTACGTGCTTATGAGCTTAACAGACTGAA GTATTACTATGCAGTTGTTGTGTGTGATTCTAGTGCAACAGCAAATCACCTGTACATGACTCTTGATGGTACTGAGTTCTTGAAAACAGCAAATGTGTTTGATTTGCAGTTTATTCCTGACTCTAGGGAGTTCAAACATCCTGCTAGGGACGTCGCTACAGAG GCACCTCCGAGTTACAAGGAACCTGATTTCGAGACTCGTGCTTTGCAACATAGCAGAGTTAAGCTCACCTGGGATGATGATGAACCGGAACGTAAGAAAGTCTTGAGGCGAAAGTTCACTGATGATCAG CTAGATGACCTTAACATGTATTTAGCAAGTGACGACAGTGCATCAGATGAGGACGGTGTAGACAATTCTGATGATGAGTCTCTACCAAATGGGGGATCCAAACGGAAGCTAACAAAAGAGGAGAGGTTGGCTATTCTACTGCAAGGAGACAAATCTGATGAGGAGCAAACTGATGGCCAGGATATGGAGATTACATTCAACACGGAGCTTGAGGATCTCAGTAAACGTATCGTAGAGAGAAAGAGCAATGAGGAAAAGACCGTCTGGGAGAAGCACCAAGAGAAAAtgaaagagaaaaggaaagcTAGGAAGAGGGGACTAAAGGATGATGATGACAATGATGACCACAGCAGCGAAGATGAGCCTGATGAGGATGATGATTTCTTCGCAAATGAACAGTCTGATGAAGAACCTAAACCAAGCAAAAGCAAGAAACACAAGTCAAAGGCAAAAGATAAAGGaaagaggaaaggaaaggatGATCACACAGAGGAGCATTTGGAGCGAGAAGCAACCAAAGAAGAGTTGGAGCTCTTGGTTGCTGGTGATCAGGATACTGCCAGTGGTGCCAAGGGTTATAACCTGAAGCGTAAAAAGGGTAAAAAGGGCAAGAAGGGCAAAGAGGAATCTGTTGAGGACAAACTTCCTGATATTGATCTTAGCAAAGATGATAGGTTCTCAGCAATGTTCACGTCTCATTTGTTCGCACTGGATCCTACTGATCCCCAGTACAAGAG GAGTGCGGCCTTCATGCGGAAGCAAACTGGGAAGCCAGGGGCGCATGCAAGCAAAGCAGAGGGATCATCTCTGGGAGGCACATTGCCACCTGATGATGCAGCTGCTAAGAATAACGAGGATCAGAAACCTGATGGGACATCCACAGAGAAGCTGCAAATTTTGTCTGCTGTAAAGTCTCTCAAAAGGAACCTTGGTGCTTTCAAAAGCGCAAGTACAGGTCACCGATAG
- the LOC112882606 gene encoding ankyrin repeat-containing protein At5g02620-like, translating into MAEALSAPGAFGPEQMTLSTELLQALTAGDKVRLVDMLSDDARTASHVAIEVNGAGASPGAVSPPRVGTSCRLLGVASNGNTALHLVASRGHAELAALICEKAPSLVAARNMCLDTPLHCAARAGHREVAECLLSAMRAGGAEEAAALRARNRQGATSLYEAVRHGCAGVVDAFMTASPELASVTNDDGVSVLYLAVTLESRRMVRALLRRSPDGAPSPASFTGPEGRTAMHVAAACCKEVVMDILAWKPEGPTLLTKVDSSGKSPLHFAVLHYNLDAVELLLNVEASLVRISDKDGLYPLHAAAMVGSTRIIDELITKCHDYYEMVDDKGRNFLHCAVEHARDKVVDHICRNDKFDMLLNATDDEGNTPLHLAVKHGHPRIVTLLLQTMSVKTCIINKNGLTVLDLAHEEVLSGSNYFLDPHMIVFNCLCSSEPNLYTVEGIQLLRVKDRPATETEASMKEDGMTKTGTIASVLIATVAFAAAFTVPGGFIADDHPNAGTAILARKFAFRAFVVSDTMAFVCSIVATSFHIYGGAWEIPPNHRSRYNRLASGLVPVGVQFMVAAFAFGLHLVLGAADLGLIILVYIVSSASVLFCFPSIWVPLHLGVGKAIWRRAGWRGLADMHYSPSNLRDLFDCFIYSFLFQNIRRPFFAVLICAMFIVAIVLEITLPNY; encoded by the exons ATGGCGGAAGCTCTTTCTGCACCGGGGGCATTCGGGCCGGAGCAGATGACGCTGAGCACGGAGCTGCTGCAAGCGCTGACCGCCGGCGACAAGGTTCGGTTGGTCGACATGCTTAGCGACGATGCGCGGACTGCAAGCCACGTCGCTATAGAAGTCAACGGTGCTGGCGCGTCGCCGGGCGCCGTTTCGCCGCCGCGGGTGGGAACGAGCTGCCGCCTCCTCGGCGTGGCGAGCAACGGCAACACGGCGCTGCACCTTGTCGCCAGCCGCGGCCACGCCGAGCTCGCGGCGCTCATCTGCGAGAAGGCGCCCTCGCTCGTCGCCGCGCGGAACATGTGCCTCGACACGCCGCTGCACTGCGCCGCGAGGGCCGGGCACCGTGAGGTGGCGGAGTGCCTCCTGTCGGCGATGCGCGCCGGCGGAgcggaggaggccgcggcgCTGCGGGCCAGGAACCGGCAGGGCGCCACCTCCTTGTACGAAGCCGTCCGGCACGGCTGTGCCGGGGTTGTGGACGCCTTCATGACTGCGTCGCCCGAGCTAGCCTCGGTGACAAACGATGATGGTGTCTCGGTGCTGTACTTGGCGGTGACCCTAGAATCGCGTCGGATGGTGAGGGCGCTGCTACGCCGGTCACCTGACGGTGCACCGTCCCCAGCGTCATTTACTGGACCGGAGGGTCGAACAGCTATGCATGTCGCGGCTGCCTGCTGCAAAG AAGTGGTAATGGACATATTGGCCTGGAAGCCAGAGGGTCCAACCTTGCTGACAAAAGTTGATTCGTCGGGGAAAAGCCCGCTCCATTTCGCTGTACTGCATTACAACCTCGATGCTGTCGAGCTACTCCTAAATGTTGAAGCTTCCCTGGTTCGAATCTCTGACAAGGATGGTTTATATCCGCTGCATGCTGCTGCTATGGTTGGGTCGACAAGGATTATCGATGAGCTCATAACAAAATGTCACGACTACTACGAAATGGTTGATGATAAAGGAAGAAACTTTCTACACTGTGCTGTTGAGCATGCCCGTGACAAGGTGGTTGACCACATTTGCCGAAATGACAAGTTCGACATGCTGTTGAATGCGACCGACGACGAAGGAAATACCCCACTACATTTAGCTGTCAAACATGGTCATCCACGAATAGTCACTTTATTACTGCAGACAATGAGTGTCAAAACATGCATTATCAATAAGAATGGACTGACTGTTCTTGATCTTGCTCACGAGGAGGTGCTCTCTGGTTCAAACTACTTCCTG GATCCACATATGATCGTGTTCAATTGTTTGTGCTCGTCGGAACCAAACTTATACACTGTCGAAGGAATTCAGCTTCTTCGTGTGAAGGACCGCCCCGCTACTGAGACTGAAGCATCGATGAAAGAAGATGGCATGACCAAAACAGGAACCATTGCATCTGTTCTGATCGCCACCGTGGCGTTTGCGGCAGCTTTCACTGTGCCGGGGGGGTTTATCGCCGATGATCACCCCAACGCAGGTACAGCCATACTGGCAAGAAAATTTGCATTCAGGGCATTTGTCGTTTCAGACACCATGGCCTTTGTCTGCTCCATCGTAGCAACCTCCTTCCACATCTATGGTGGTGCATGGGAGATACCACCCAACCATCGGAGTCGCTACAACAGACTGGCATCTGGGCTGGTGCCAGTGGGGGTGCAGTTCATGGTTGCGGCCTTCGCATTCGGGCTTCACCTCGTGCTAGGTGCAGCCGATCTGGGGCTCATAATCCTCGTGTACATTGTGTCTTCAGCTTCAGTCCTTTTCTGCTTCCCAAGCATCTGGGTCCCTCTACATCTTGGGGTTGGAAAAGCGATATGGAGGCGAGCTGGATGGAGAGGGCTTGCAGACATGCACTACAGCCCATCAAATCTGCGGGACCTCTTCGATTGTTTCATCTATAGCTTTCTGTTCCAAAATATTAGGAGGCCGTTTTTTGCAGTACTCATATGTGCCATGTTCATCGTCGCCATCGTGTTGGAGATAACTTTGCCAAACTACTAA
- the LOC112882946 gene encoding aspartic proteinase nepenthesin-1-like encodes MACKPALLTLAAVVISLLPPVTFATSPLGFRATITRAPQYPGNYSAAARRDGRRLASLSNATAGGARTSTGSSSRGLLQALVENGVGAYHMILSIGTPPLAFPAILDTGSDLTWTQCAPCTACFAQPTPLYDPAASSTFSSLPCASPPCQALPSAFRACNATGCAYDYRYTVGFTAGYLAADTIALGGASFPGVAFGCSTASGGDMDRASGIVGLGRGTLSLVSQLGVGRFSYCLRSDADAGASPILFGSLANVTGGKVQSTPLLQNPVARRGPYYYVNLTGITVGATDLPVAFGFTASGAGGVIVDSGTTFTYLADAGYAMVRQAFLSQMADVQTVSGAPYDFDLCFAAVAAGADVPVPRLVLRFAGGAEYAVPRRSYFDAVDERGSVACLLVLPTRGVSVIGNVMQMDLHVFYDLDGGAFSFAPADCATL; translated from the coding sequence ATGGCGTGCAAACCTGCTCTGCTCACGCTCGCTGCTGTAGTCATCAGCCTCCTCCCGCCGGTGACTTTCGCGACGAGCCCTCTCGGCTTCCGCGCCACCATCACCCGCGCGCCCCAGTATCCCGGCAACTACTCCGCCGCAGCACGCCGCGACGGGCGCCGCCTCGCGTCCCTCTCCAACGCGACCGCGGGAggcgcgcgcacgagcacgGGCTCCTCCTCTCGTGGCCTCCTCCAGGCGCTGGTCGAGAACGGCGTGGGGGCGTACCACATGATCCTGTCCATCggcacgccgccgctcgcctTCCCGGCCATCCTCGACACGGGCAGCGACCTCACCTGGACGCAGTGCGCGCCGTGCACCGCGTGCTTCGCGCAGCCGACGCCGCTGTACGACCCGGCCGCCTCCTCCACGTTCTCGAGTCTCCCCTGCGCGAGCCCCCCATGCCAGGCGCTGCCGAGCGCCTTCCGCGCGTGCAACGCCACGGGTTGCGCTTACGACTACCGCTACACCGTCGGGTTCACCGCCGGGTACCTCGCCGCGGACACGATCGCCCTCGGCGGCGCCTCGTTCCCCGGCGTCGCGTTTGGCTGCagcacggcgagcggcggggacATGGACAGGGCCTCGGGCATCGTGGGGCTCGGGCGCGGCACCCTGTCCCTCGTGTCGCAGCTCGGCGTCGGCCGGTTCTCGTACTGCCTCCGCTCCGACGCGGACGCCGGCGCCAGCCCGATACTGTTCGGCTCCCTGGCGAACGTGACCGGCGGCAAGGTGCAGTCCACGCCACTCCTCCAGAACCCCGTGGCGCGACGCGGCCCGTACTACTACGTCAACCTCACCGGCATCACGGTCGGCGCGACCGACCTCCCCGTCGCGTTCGGGTtcacggcgagcggcgcgggcggggtGATCGTGGACTCCGGCACGACGTTCACGTACCTCGCCGATGCGGGGTACGCGATGGTGAGGCAGGCGTTCCTCTCGCAGATGGCCGATGTGCAGACGGTGAGCGGCGCGCCGTACGATTTCGACCTGTGCTTCGCGGCTGTTGCCGCGGGCGCCGACGTGCCCGTGCCGAGGCTGGTGCTGCGCTTCGCGGGGGGCGCGGAGTACGCCGTGCCGCGGCGGAGCTACTTCGACGCCGTGGACGAGCGCGGGAGCGTGGCGTGCCTGCTGGTGCTCCCGACGAGGGGCGTGTCCGTGATAGGGAACGTGATGCAGATGGACCTGCACGTGTTCTACGACCTCGACGGCGGGGCCTTCTCCTTCGCGCCGGCGGATTGCGCCACCCTTTGA